A genomic stretch from Hymenobacter psoromatis includes:
- a CDS encoding 4-carboxymuconolactone decarboxylase produces the protein METYYNPADLKKFGNIGEFQKEFADKFFAYYGAVFAEGALTAREKSLIALAVAHAVQCPYCIDAYSADTLEKGCTEPEMMEAVHVAAAIRGGATLVHGVQMMNKVKELSM, from the coding sequence ATGGAAACCTATTACAACCCCGCCGACCTCAAGAAATTCGGCAACATCGGCGAGTTTCAGAAGGAGTTTGCCGATAAATTCTTCGCCTACTACGGGGCGGTGTTTGCCGAAGGCGCTCTCACCGCCCGCGAGAAATCGCTCATTGCCCTGGCCGTGGCCCACGCCGTGCAGTGCCCCTACTGCATCGACGCCTACTCGGCCGACACGCTGGAAAAAGGCTGCACCGAGCCCGAAATGATGGAGGCCGTGCACGTGGCCGCGGCCATTCGCGGCGGCGCTACCCTGGTGCACGGCGTGCAGATGATGAACAAGGTCAAAGAGTTATCGATGTAA
- a CDS encoding dihydrolipoamide succinyltransferase, giving the protein MPTEIKIPAVGESITEVTIAKWLKKDGEAVKRDEVIAELESDKATFELPAEADGILKILVAEGETIGIGTAIAQLDGTGAGSGLAAPAPTPPAAADPLNKGEENAQASDQAGYGGTPADRPDSSPATPGAADAAPIASSGGSTVEMKIPAVGESITEVTVAKWLKPDGAQVSRDEVIAELESDKATFELPAEGSGTLRHAVKEGETIGIGALIARIEGGSGEPATAPAASAPAATATAPAAAPLASSGNATYATGVPSPAAGKMLGEKGISPADVAGTGRDGRITKEDAQNAQARPAAPAPAPTPPAAAQPETRDQEPGTRNQRRERMSNLRKTIARRLVSVKNETAMLTTFNELNMQPIMDLRTKFKDKFKEKNGVGLGFMSFFIKAVCVALQEWPAVNAYIDGGDIVYSDFCDISIAVSAPKGLVVPVIRNAEKLSFEGIEKEVVRLAGLARDNKLTIEQMTGGTFTITNGGIFGSMMSTPIINAPQSAILGMHNIIQRPVAENGQVVIRPMMYLALSYDHRVIDGRESVSFLVRVKELLEDPTRLLLGV; this is encoded by the coding sequence ATGCCCACCGAAATCAAAATCCCCGCCGTCGGCGAATCCATCACCGAAGTCACCATTGCCAAGTGGCTCAAAAAAGACGGCGAGGCCGTGAAGCGCGACGAAGTAATCGCCGAGCTGGAGTCGGACAAAGCCACGTTTGAGCTGCCCGCCGAGGCCGATGGCATCTTGAAGATTCTGGTGGCCGAAGGCGAAACCATCGGCATCGGCACGGCCATCGCGCAGCTCGACGGCACGGGCGCGGGCAGTGGGCTGGCGGCTCCGGCTCCTACCCCCCCCGCCGCGGCCGACCCGCTGAACAAGGGCGAAGAGAATGCCCAGGCCAGCGACCAGGCCGGCTACGGCGGCACCCCCGCCGACCGCCCCGACAGCAGCCCCGCCACCCCCGGCGCGGCCGATGCGGCCCCAATTGCCAGCAGCGGCGGCAGCACGGTCGAGATGAAAATTCCGGCCGTGGGCGAGTCCATCACCGAAGTGACGGTGGCCAAGTGGCTGAAGCCCGACGGCGCGCAAGTGAGCCGCGACGAAGTAATCGCCGAGCTGGAATCGGACAAAGCCACGTTTGAGCTGCCCGCCGAGGGCAGCGGCACGCTGCGCCACGCTGTGAAGGAAGGCGAAACCATTGGTATTGGGGCGCTTATCGCCCGCATTGAGGGGGGTAGCGGCGAGCCCGCTACGGCTCCGGCGGCCAGTGCGCCCGCCGCGACTGCGACTGCCCCGGCGGCGGCTCCGCTGGCCAGCAGTGGTAATGCCACCTATGCCACTGGCGTGCCTTCGCCGGCCGCTGGCAAGATGCTGGGCGAGAAAGGCATTAGCCCGGCCGATGTGGCCGGCACCGGCCGCGACGGCCGCATCACGAAGGAGGACGCCCAGAATGCCCAGGCCCGGCCCGCCGCGCCGGCGCCGGCCCCTACCCCCCCCGCCGCAGCCCAACCCGAAACCAGAGACCAGGAACCAGGAACTAGGAATCAGCGCCGCGAGCGCATGAGTAACCTGCGCAAGACCATTGCCCGCCGCCTGGTGTCGGTGAAGAATGAGACGGCCATGCTCACCACCTTCAACGAGCTGAACATGCAGCCCATCATGGACCTGCGCACCAAGTTCAAGGACAAGTTTAAGGAAAAGAATGGGGTAGGGCTGGGCTTTATGTCCTTCTTTATCAAGGCCGTGTGCGTGGCCTTGCAGGAATGGCCCGCCGTGAATGCCTACATCGACGGCGGCGACATCGTGTACTCCGATTTCTGCGACATCAGCATTGCCGTGTCGGCCCCCAAGGGCCTGGTGGTGCCGGTGATTCGCAACGCGGAGAAGCTGAGCTTCGAGGGCATTGAGAAAGAGGTGGTGCGCCTCGCCGGCCTGGCCCGCGACAACAAGCTCACCATCGAGCAGATGACGGGCGGCACGTTCACCATCACCAACGGCGGCATTTTCGGCTCCATGATGAGCACGCCGATTATCAACGCACCGCAGTCGGCCATTCTGGGGATGCACAACATTATTCAGCGGCCGGTGGCCGAGAATGGGCAGGTCGTGATTCGGCCCATGATGTACCTGGCGCTCAGCTACGACCACCGCGTGATTGACGGCCGCGAGTCGGTGTCGTTTCTGGTGCGGGTGAAGGAATTGCTGGAAGACCCGACGCGCCTGCTGCTGGGCGTGTAA
- a CDS encoding general stress protein CsbD: MDINDNKVNDQTELRARGDWNQIKGAAKQKWGNLTDDDMTYAEGKQDEWFGQLQQKTGHAIDDIKSWFHNTFSSDADTTTNRTNY, encoded by the coding sequence ATGGATATCAACGACAACAAGGTCAACGACCAAACCGAGCTGCGCGCTCGCGGCGACTGGAACCAAATAAAAGGCGCGGCCAAGCAGAAGTGGGGCAACCTGACTGACGATGACATGACCTACGCCGAAGGCAAGCAGGATGAATGGTTCGGCCAGCTTCAGCAGAAAACCGGCCACGCCATTGATGACATCAAGAGCTGGTTCCACAATACGTTCAGCTCCGATGCTGACACGACTACCAACCGCACCAACTACTAA
- a CDS encoding dihydrolipoyl dehydrogenase (Catalyzes the oxidation of dihydrolipoamide to lipoamide): protein MNQYDVTVVGSGPGGYVAAIRCAQLGLKTALIEKYPTLGGTCLNVGCIPSKALLDSSEHYHNAHSVFAEHGIGLDNLTVDMNRMMDRKGGVVKANVDGIAYLMKKNKIDVLQGVGAFVDKNHLSITPLAGGEAQQIETKNVIIATGSKPTVLPFIKQDKQRIITSTEALNIREVPKHLMVIGGGVIGLEMASVYARLGTKVSVIEYLDSLIPTMDRGLGKELKRVLGKIGIEFFLSHKVTGATRAGDTVTVTALNPKGEEVKFEGDYCLVAVGRAPYTAGLHLEAAGVQLEERGRIKVDEHLQTNVPGIYAIGDVIRGAMLAHKAEEEGVFVAETIVGQKPHINYLLIPGVVYTWPEVAGVGYTEEQLKEQGKAYKVGSFPFKASGRARASGDTDGFVKVLADKITDEILGVHMIGPRIADLIAEAVTAMEFRASAEDVARMSHAHPTYAEAMKEACLAATENRAIHM from the coding sequence ATGAATCAGTATGATGTGACCGTGGTGGGCTCCGGCCCCGGCGGATATGTGGCCGCCATTCGCTGCGCCCAGCTGGGCCTGAAAACGGCGCTTATTGAAAAGTATCCGACCCTGGGCGGCACTTGCCTCAACGTGGGCTGCATTCCGAGCAAGGCGCTGCTCGACTCTTCGGAGCACTACCACAACGCCCACTCGGTGTTTGCTGAGCACGGCATTGGCCTCGACAACCTGACGGTGGACATGAACCGCATGATGGACCGCAAGGGGGGGGTAGTGAAAGCCAACGTGGACGGCATCGCCTACCTCATGAAAAAGAACAAAATTGACGTGCTGCAAGGCGTCGGCGCGTTCGTCGATAAGAACCACCTGAGCATCACGCCCCTGGCCGGCGGCGAGGCCCAGCAGATTGAGACTAAGAACGTTATCATCGCCACCGGCTCCAAGCCTACGGTGCTGCCGTTCATCAAGCAGGACAAGCAGCGCATCATCACCAGCACCGAGGCCCTCAACATTCGCGAAGTGCCCAAGCACCTGATGGTGATTGGCGGCGGCGTCATCGGCCTCGAAATGGCCTCCGTTTATGCCCGCCTCGGCACCAAAGTCTCGGTCATTGAGTACCTGGATTCGCTTATCCCAACTATGGACCGCGGCCTGGGCAAGGAGCTCAAGCGCGTGCTGGGCAAAATCGGCATCGAGTTTTTCCTGAGCCACAAGGTGACCGGGGCCACCCGCGCGGGCGACACCGTGACCGTGACCGCCCTCAACCCGAAAGGCGAGGAAGTGAAATTCGAAGGCGACTACTGCCTCGTGGCCGTGGGCCGCGCGCCCTACACGGCCGGCCTCCACCTCGAAGCCGCCGGCGTGCAGCTGGAAGAGCGCGGCCGCATCAAGGTCGATGAGCATTTGCAAACCAACGTGCCCGGCATCTACGCCATCGGCGACGTCATTCGGGGGGCCATGCTAGCCCATAAGGCCGAGGAAGAAGGCGTGTTCGTGGCCGAAACCATCGTGGGCCAAAAGCCGCACATCAACTACCTGCTCATCCCCGGCGTGGTCTATACCTGGCCCGAAGTGGCGGGGGTAGGCTACACCGAAGAGCAGCTAAAAGAGCAGGGCAAGGCCTACAAAGTGGGCTCGTTTCCCTTTAAAGCCAGCGGCCGCGCCCGCGCCAGCGGCGACACCGACGGCTTTGTGAAAGTGCTGGCCGACAAGATCACCGATGAAATCCTGGGCGTGCACATGATTGGCCCGCGCATCGCCGACCTCATCGCCGAAGCCGTGACGGCAATGGAGTTCCGTGCCTCTGCCGAGGACGTGGCCCGCATGAGCCACGCGCACCCCACCTACGCCGAGGCCATGAAAGAAGCCTGCCTGGCCGCTACCGAGAACCGGGCGATTCACATGTGA
- a CDS encoding 2-oxoglutarate dehydrogenase subunit E1 — protein MDTYSYIANADAAAIETLYQAYRNNPESVDFGWRKFFEGFDFSQQFPEGAPVVPGTNGEGTTNGSTPKTSPTPAPGPRPQPDDYGVLNTNASTNNAPGLAQGTPADDKETAVRNLIHAFRSRGHLRAKTNPVRERKDRQARLNLADFGLSDGDLDTKFRQGEDLGLGQGATLREIVAALTSIYAGTVGFEYTYIRDPQVLEWFQQKTEHDALAFNPDGEYKKRILKKLNEAVVFENFLHTKFLGQKRFSLEGGETTIPALDAIINRGAELGVKEVMIGMAHRGRLNVLANIMGKTYEQIFSEFEGTATPDLTMGDGDVKYHMGYSSEVEAINGQKVNLKLAPNPSHLEAVNPVVEGFVRAKIEHQYGGDYHQILPILIHGDAALAGQGIGYEVTQMSQLEGYKTGGTIHFVINNQVGFTTDFEDARSSIYSTDLAKIIDAPVIHVNGDDPEAVVFAVRLATEYRQQFHADIFIDMVCYRRHGHNESDEPKFTQPTLYNVISKHPNPREVYNATLVKRGDVDAELANQMDREFRDTLQARLDQVKQQPLPYKYQALENEWRTLRRSKSEDFDQSPETGINEETVQRVAEALTTIPENFRPIKQIDNLLKERRKMFYETRVLNWAAGELLAYGSLLTEKHMVRVSGQDVQRGTFSHRHAVLHDAETSAPYNSLDHLTGEHEQLNIYNSLLSEYAVLGFEFGYGMANPTALVVWEAQFGDFANGAQTMIDQFVVSSESKWQRMNGLVMLLPHGYEGQGPEHSNARPERFLQLAAEDNIVVANITTPANFFHALRRQLAWSFRKPLVVMAPKSMLRNPQCVSPIEDFTSGRFREVLGDNFAEAKKVKKVLLCSGKIYYDLLDEQQKSDRKDVAIVRLEQLHPFPKKQLAAELAKYPKAKLTWVQEEPENMGYWNYLLRFMRRELEDVVARKPSASPATGYNKVHVKEQKEIVARAFDKPKEAVADAQIKETTEVAKKQD, from the coding sequence ATGGATACGTACTCTTATATCGCCAACGCTGACGCGGCGGCCATCGAAACGCTGTACCAGGCGTACCGAAACAACCCCGAATCCGTCGATTTTGGCTGGCGTAAGTTCTTTGAGGGGTTCGACTTCTCGCAGCAGTTTCCGGAAGGCGCGCCCGTGGTGCCCGGCACCAACGGCGAGGGCACTACCAACGGCAGCACGCCTAAAACCAGCCCTACCCCCGCGCCCGGCCCGCGGCCGCAACCCGACGACTACGGCGTATTAAATACCAACGCCTCAACCAACAACGCCCCCGGCCTGGCCCAGGGCACGCCCGCCGACGATAAGGAGACGGCCGTGCGCAACCTCATTCACGCCTTCCGCAGCCGGGGCCACCTGCGCGCCAAAACCAACCCGGTGCGCGAGCGCAAGGACCGCCAGGCCCGCCTCAACCTCGCCGATTTTGGCCTGAGCGACGGTGACCTCGACACCAAATTCCGGCAGGGCGAAGACCTGGGCCTGGGCCAGGGCGCTACGCTGCGCGAAATCGTGGCGGCGCTCACCAGCATCTACGCGGGCACCGTGGGCTTCGAGTACACCTACATTCGCGACCCGCAGGTGCTGGAGTGGTTCCAGCAAAAGACGGAGCACGACGCGCTGGCTTTCAACCCCGATGGCGAATACAAGAAGCGCATTCTGAAGAAGCTGAACGAGGCAGTGGTTTTTGAGAACTTTCTGCATACCAAGTTCTTAGGGCAGAAGCGCTTCTCGCTGGAAGGCGGCGAAACGACCATTCCGGCGCTCGATGCCATCATTAACCGGGGTGCCGAACTGGGCGTGAAGGAAGTGATGATTGGCATGGCGCACCGCGGCCGCCTCAACGTGCTGGCCAACATCATGGGCAAGACCTATGAGCAGATTTTCAGCGAGTTTGAGGGCACCGCTACCCCCGACCTCACGATGGGCGACGGCGACGTGAAGTACCACATGGGCTACTCGTCGGAAGTGGAAGCTATTAATGGTCAGAAAGTTAATCTGAAACTAGCGCCTAACCCTTCGCACCTGGAGGCGGTGAACCCAGTGGTGGAAGGCTTCGTGCGGGCCAAGATTGAGCACCAGTACGGCGGCGATTACCACCAGATTCTGCCCATTCTTATTCACGGCGACGCGGCGCTGGCGGGCCAGGGCATCGGCTACGAGGTGACGCAGATGTCGCAGCTCGAAGGCTACAAGACGGGCGGCACGATTCACTTCGTGATTAACAACCAGGTCGGCTTTACCACTGACTTTGAGGACGCGCGCTCTTCTATTTATAGCACCGATTTAGCGAAGATTATCGACGCACCGGTGATTCACGTCAACGGCGACGACCCTGAGGCGGTGGTGTTTGCCGTGCGCCTGGCCACCGAGTATCGCCAGCAGTTTCATGCCGATATTTTCATCGATATGGTGTGCTACCGCCGCCACGGCCACAACGAGTCGGACGAGCCCAAGTTTACGCAGCCCACGCTCTACAACGTCATCTCGAAGCACCCCAACCCGCGCGAAGTATATAACGCTACCCTCGTGAAACGCGGCGACGTGGACGCTGAGCTGGCGAACCAGATGGACCGGGAGTTTCGCGACACGCTGCAAGCCCGCCTCGACCAGGTGAAGCAGCAGCCGCTGCCGTATAAATATCAGGCGCTCGAAAACGAGTGGCGCACGCTGCGCCGCTCCAAGAGTGAGGACTTTGACCAGTCGCCCGAAACCGGCATCAACGAAGAAACGGTGCAGCGCGTGGCGGAGGCGCTGACCACGATTCCCGAGAATTTCCGGCCTATTAAGCAGATTGACAATCTGTTGAAGGAGCGCCGCAAGATGTTCTACGAAACGCGCGTGCTCAACTGGGCGGCCGGCGAACTGCTGGCTTACGGCTCGCTGCTGACCGAAAAGCACATGGTGCGCGTGAGCGGGCAGGATGTGCAGCGCGGCACGTTTTCGCACCGCCACGCGGTGCTGCACGACGCCGAAACGTCGGCCCCCTACAACTCGCTGGACCACCTGACCGGTGAGCACGAGCAGCTGAACATCTACAACTCGCTGCTGAGCGAATACGCGGTGCTGGGCTTTGAATTTGGCTACGGCATGGCCAATCCGACCGCGTTGGTGGTGTGGGAAGCGCAATTTGGCGACTTCGCCAACGGCGCGCAAACCATGATTGACCAGTTTGTGGTGAGCAGCGAAAGCAAGTGGCAGCGCATGAACGGCCTCGTGATGCTGCTGCCCCACGGCTACGAGGGCCAGGGCCCCGAGCACTCCAACGCCCGCCCCGAGCGCTTTTTGCAGCTCGCGGCCGAGGATAACATCGTGGTGGCCAACATTACTACCCCCGCCAATTTCTTCCATGCCCTGCGCCGGCAGCTGGCGTGGAGCTTCCGCAAGCCGCTGGTGGTGATGGCGCCCAAGTCGATGCTGCGCAACCCGCAGTGCGTGTCGCCCATCGAGGATTTCACGAGCGGCCGCTTCCGGGAAGTGCTGGGCGATAATTTTGCCGAAGCTAAAAAGGTGAAGAAAGTGCTGCTCTGCTCGGGCAAAATCTATTACGATTTGCTCGACGAGCAGCAGAAATCCGACCGCAAGGACGTGGCCATCGTGCGCCTGGAGCAGCTGCACCCTTTCCCCAAAAAGCAGCTCGCCGCCGAACTGGCCAAATACCCGAAAGCCAAGCTCACCTGGGTGCAGGAAGAGCCCGAAAACATGGGCTACTGGAACTATCTGCTGCGCTTTATGCGCCGCGAGCTGGAAGATGTGGTGGCCCGCAAGCCTTCGGCCTCGCCTGCTACCGGCTACAATAAAGTGCACGTAAAGGAGCAAAAGGAAATTGTGGCCCGCGCCTTCGACAAGCCCAAAGAAGCCGTGGCCGACGCGCAAATCAAGGAAACGACCGAAGTAGCCAAAAAGCAGGACTAA
- a CDS encoding radical SAM protein — MKSLKATGNRLADSAFQLTVLRQEVVDVLHLPTFSQKMREAGLFPLRPVTPAVLQVNVGKMCNQVCRHCHVDAGPDRREIMTRETMQLCLNALAQTDIPTVDLTGGAPEMNPDFRWFVEEIHKLGRKILVRCNLTIIVANKKYHDLPEFFKQHGVEVVSSLPFYSADKTDRQRGDGVFDDSIKALKMLNAVGYGQPNSDLTLNLVYNPAGAFMPGPQAALERQFKQALLKDHGIVFNSLFAITNLPVSRFLDYLVESGNYAGYMEKLVNAFNPTAAAGVMCRDTISVGWDGGLYDCDFNQMLDLHVASTSQHIRDFDAAALARRPIVLNQHCYGCTAGSGSSCGGTVA, encoded by the coding sequence ATAAAATCCCTCAAAGCCACCGGCAACCGGCTCGCCGATTCGGCTTTCCAGCTCACCGTGTTGCGCCAGGAAGTAGTGGACGTGCTGCACCTGCCCACGTTTTCACAAAAAATGCGGGAAGCCGGGCTGTTCCCGCTGCGGCCGGTGACGCCGGCAGTGCTGCAAGTCAACGTGGGCAAGATGTGCAACCAGGTGTGCCGGCACTGCCACGTGGATGCCGGCCCCGACCGCCGGGAAATAATGACCCGCGAGACGATGCAACTCTGCCTCAACGCGCTGGCCCAGACCGACATTCCGACGGTGGACCTCACCGGCGGCGCGCCCGAGATGAACCCCGACTTTCGGTGGTTTGTGGAGGAGATTCACAAGCTGGGCCGCAAAATATTGGTGCGCTGCAATTTGACTATCATCGTGGCCAACAAGAAATACCACGACCTGCCCGAGTTTTTCAAGCAGCACGGCGTGGAAGTGGTCAGTTCGCTACCCTTCTACTCGGCTGATAAAACCGACCGCCAGCGCGGCGACGGCGTTTTCGATGACTCCATCAAAGCCCTGAAGATGCTGAACGCCGTGGGCTACGGCCAGCCGAATAGCGACCTGACTTTGAACCTGGTATATAACCCGGCCGGTGCCTTCATGCCCGGCCCGCAGGCGGCGCTGGAGCGACAGTTCAAGCAAGCCTTGCTCAAGGACCACGGCATCGTGTTCAACAGCCTGTTCGCCATTACGAACCTGCCGGTGAGCCGCTTCCTGGACTACCTCGTGGAGTCGGGCAACTACGCGGGCTACATGGAAAAGCTGGTGAACGCCTTCAACCCCACGGCGGCGGCCGGCGTGATGTGCCGCGATACCATTTCGGTGGGCTGGGACGGCGGCCTCTACGACTGCGACTTCAACCAGATGCTCGACCTGCACGTGGCCAGCACCAGCCAGCACATCCGCGACTTCGACGCCGCCGCCTTGGCCCGGCGCCCCATCGTGCTCAACCAGCACTGCTATGGCTGCACGGCGGGTTCCGGCTCCAGTTGCGGCGGCACGGTGGCGTAG